Proteins encoded in a region of the Elizabethkingia bruuniana genome:
- a CDS encoding 4-hydroxy-tetrahydrodipicolinate reductase: protein MKIGLFGFGKTGKAVASVILQNKEHSLQWIYRKTNRLNNRNASEFFGIESTDAGNIYSENNLSIEKLLDEQPVDAIIDFSSSDGIYTYGDAAARKDIKIISAISHYTAKEINFLKKLAKKATVFWSPNITLGINYLLYASTFLKKIAPSVDIEIIEEHFKDKKGISGTAIRIADALDIKDENINTVRAGGIVGKHEVIFGFPFQTVRLIHESISRDAFGNGALFAAEHLADKKSGFYKFEDLLHPYFNV from the coding sequence ATGAAAATAGGACTTTTTGGATTTGGAAAAACAGGGAAAGCAGTTGCCTCTGTTATTCTTCAGAATAAAGAACACTCCCTGCAATGGATTTACCGGAAAACAAACAGACTAAATAACAGAAATGCTTCTGAATTTTTCGGAATAGAAAGTACAGACGCTGGTAATATTTATTCTGAAAACAATCTTAGTATAGAAAAGTTATTAGACGAACAACCTGTTGATGCAATCATCGATTTCTCTTCTTCGGACGGAATATATACTTATGGAGATGCTGCTGCCAGGAAGGATATAAAAATAATCTCTGCAATTTCTCATTATACCGCTAAAGAAATTAATTTCCTGAAAAAACTGGCAAAAAAAGCTACTGTATTCTGGTCCCCCAATATTACACTCGGAATCAACTATTTACTTTACGCTTCTACATTCCTTAAAAAAATAGCACCTTCTGTGGATATCGAGATTATTGAAGAACACTTCAAAGACAAAAAAGGAATTTCAGGCACTGCCATACGAATTGCAGATGCTTTAGATATAAAAGACGAAAACATAAACACCGTAAGAGCAGGAGGCATTGTAGGAAAACATGAAGTTATATTCGGTTTTCCTTTTCAGACTGTCCGGTTAATTCATGAATCAATTTCCAGAGATGCTTTTGGTAATGGTGCTTTGTTTGCGGCCGAACACCTTGCAGATAAAAAATCGGGATTCTACAAATTCGAAGATTTATTACATCCTTATTTTAATGTATAG
- a CDS encoding DMT family transporter translates to MFRSSQFRLHLIVFLWGFTAILGKLITVDALQLVFFRMLFAALFLYLFIRVVKKQSMKVSRKLFWQLIGVGGLMGGHWLCFFYSIKISNVSIALSCLATVTLFVSILEPIIYRRKLDWVELLLGLIIVSCMLLIFNVEFEHKIGIIFGVICAFLGASFTVLNGKLFGKTSSENIIFYEIFGGWILVSLFLLGSGEIGYVVNIDWKNILLLLLLASFFTAYPMLESVKLMKYISPFTLALTVNLEPVYGIILAYFIFGKSEEMSPVFYGASAVMILAIIVNAVIKARRRKASEVAIH, encoded by the coding sequence ATGTTCAGGTCTTCGCAGTTTCGGTTGCATTTAATTGTTTTTTTATGGGGATTTACAGCGATTCTGGGAAAGCTGATTACAGTTGATGCCCTTCAGCTTGTATTTTTCCGCATGTTGTTTGCGGCTTTATTTCTTTACCTTTTCATTAGGGTTGTGAAGAAACAATCTATGAAAGTTTCCCGTAAACTATTCTGGCAGTTGATTGGTGTTGGCGGATTAATGGGCGGACACTGGTTGTGCTTCTTTTATTCGATTAAGATATCCAACGTATCTATAGCATTGTCCTGTCTGGCTACAGTTACATTGTTTGTATCTATACTGGAACCTATTATCTACCGCAGGAAACTGGATTGGGTAGAGCTGTTGCTCGGGCTTATTATTGTATCCTGTATGCTTCTTATATTCAATGTTGAATTTGAACACAAAATAGGGATTATTTTTGGAGTGATATGTGCTTTCTTAGGTGCTTCTTTTACAGTACTGAACGGAAAGCTATTTGGAAAGACATCCTCAGAAAACATCATTTTTTATGAAATCTTCGGAGGATGGATATTGGTGAGTTTATTCTTACTTGGATCCGGTGAAATAGGATATGTAGTAAATATAGACTGGAAGAATATTTTATTGCTTTTGCTCCTGGCTAGTTTTTTTACAGCCTATCCAATGCTGGAATCGGTAAAGCTTATGAAATATATTTCTCCGTTTACATTGGCACTCACAGTAAATCTGGAGCCTGTCTACGGAATTATTTTAGCTTATTTCATCTTTGGTAAATCTGAAGAAATGAGTCCTGTATTTTATGGAGCTTCAGCAGTAATGATTTTAGCGATTATTGTAAATGCTGTTATCAAAGCCAGAAGAAGAAAGGCGTCTGAAGTTGCTATACATTAA
- a CDS encoding TerC family protein, producing MDFLSVFASTDAWVALLTLTFLEIVLGIDNIVFISIVSSKLSPKDQPKARNIGLGLAMVFRIALLFGIKWVLSLNSVLLEVNLSWFHGKITGQSIIIFLGGLFLLYKSVTEIHHKLEGEESLKTENNKKVGLNSAIVQIALLNLVFSFDSILTAVGLVSFKEFGETGALSIMILSVIISIIIMMAFAGPVSHFVNRHPTIQILGLSFLILIGVMLLAESSHLAHVVIFEQEVGVIPKGYLYFAIFFSLAVEFINMKLRKSTKPVALKNSETIDKL from the coding sequence ATGGATTTTCTGAGCGTTTTCGCTTCTACAGATGCATGGGTTGCATTACTAACACTAACATTTTTAGAGATTGTTTTAGGTATTGACAATATCGTATTTATCTCTATTGTATCTTCCAAACTAAGTCCTAAAGACCAGCCTAAAGCCAGAAATATAGGTTTGGGATTAGCAATGGTTTTCAGAATAGCCCTTTTATTTGGAATCAAATGGGTACTCAGCCTGAATTCAGTTTTACTGGAAGTTAACCTAAGCTGGTTCCATGGTAAAATAACCGGACAGAGCATTATTATCTTCCTTGGTGGACTCTTCTTACTTTATAAGAGTGTAACAGAAATCCATCATAAGCTGGAAGGAGAAGAATCGCTGAAAACAGAAAACAATAAAAAAGTAGGACTCAATAGTGCAATTGTACAAATTGCGCTTCTTAATCTTGTCTTCTCTTTCGACAGTATTCTTACTGCAGTTGGTTTGGTAAGCTTTAAAGAGTTTGGGGAAACCGGAGCTTTATCTATAATGATTTTGTCGGTTATTATTTCAATTATAATTATGATGGCCTTTGCAGGACCTGTTAGCCATTTTGTAAACAGACATCCTACTATACAGATTCTGGGACTATCTTTCCTTATCCTTATCGGTGTAATGCTTCTTGCAGAATCTTCTCACCTTGCCCACGTTGTAATATTCGAACAGGAAGTTGGTGTTATTCCTAAAGGCTATCTTTATTTTGCTATCTTCTTCTCGCTCGCTGTAGAATTTATCAATATGAAACTCCGAAAAAGCACTAAACCTGTAGCTTTGAAAAACTCAGAGACTATAGACAAACTATAA